Proteins encoded by one window of Castor canadensis chromosome 2, mCasCan1.hap1v2, whole genome shotgun sequence:
- the Ppp1r17 gene encoding protein phosphatase 1 regulatory subunit 17: MMSMEQMQPLELTEDRLDKLNPRCSHLDDLSDQLIKDCDLKKKPRKGKNVQVTLNVDSDQKKPRRKDTPALHIPPFIPGVISEQLIKRYDVQERHPKGKTNPALHNTDVEQKKPRRKDTPAVHIPPFIAGVTLLRDERPRVIVEDDEKDGDKITI, from the exons ATGATGTCCATGGAGCAAATGCAGCCCCTGGAGCTCACAGAAGACAGGCTGGACAAGCTAAACCCACGATGCAGCCACTTAG ATGATCTTTCAGATCAGCTCATTAAGGACTGTGATCTCAAAAAGAAGccaagaaaggggaaaaatgtgcAGGTAACTCTAAATGTTGACTCAGACCaaaaaaagccaagaagaaaAGATACACCAGCGCTGCACATTCCACCTTTCATACCAG GTGTGATCTCAGAACAGTTAATTAAAAGATATGATGTTCAAGAGAGACATCCAAAGGGCAAAACAAACCCGGCTCTTCATAACACTGACGTGGAGCAGAAAAAGCCAAGGAGAAAAGACACACCTGCCGTGCACATTCCCCCCTTTATAGCAG GTGTGACTCTGCTTAGGGATGAGAGACCCAGAGTGATCGTGGAAGATGACGAAAAGGATGGCGACAAGATAACTATTTAA